A window of the Lysinibacillus irui genome harbors these coding sequences:
- a CDS encoding RNA polymerase sigma factor, which yields MTERELFDSYNKDVYRTCYYMLRNTQDAEDLCHDVFVIVFRQDWKSVEHIRAWIMRIAMNQCLNLLKRKQSHLKKQSQIQLLHEQTTASVKSVDTIVLEKAAEEEWEDLLKQLPEKLMAVITLRYIGELSLAEIAETLKIPVGTVKSRLHKALKIMRKELEQNQNLWLKGENQFGTH from the coding sequence TTGACTGAACGTGAATTATTCGATTCATACAACAAAGATGTATACCGTACTTGTTATTACATGCTACGGAACACCCAAGATGCAGAAGATCTTTGCCATGATGTCTTTGTCATCGTCTTTCGTCAGGATTGGAAAAGCGTTGAACACATAAGAGCTTGGATTATGCGTATTGCAATGAATCAATGCTTAAATCTACTAAAAAGAAAGCAATCTCACCTGAAAAAACAGAGTCAGATTCAATTGCTCCACGAACAGACTACGGCATCAGTTAAATCTGTCGACACCATTGTACTGGAAAAAGCAGCAGAGGAGGAGTGGGAAGATCTTCTAAAGCAGCTACCAGAAAAGCTGATGGCTGTTATCACTCTCCGCTATATCGGAGAATTATCGCTAGCAGAAATTGCAGAAACATTAAAGATCCCAGTAGGCACAGTAAAATCTAGGCTTCATAAAGCATTGAAAATCATGCGAAAAGAACTGGAGCAAAATCAAAACCTTTGGTTGAAGGGAGAGAATCAATTTGGAACGCATTGA
- the tlp gene encoding small acid-soluble spore protein Tlp, whose product MANSRQRKPDDRSNNVERIQGIIKNTEEKLHEAEISMEFADPMQSKMVKEKNERRKQSIEALKDEMKDEMAARKNGEV is encoded by the coding sequence ATGGCTAATTCAAGACAACGAAAACCAGATGATCGATCCAATAATGTTGAACGAATTCAGGGTATTATTAAAAATACCGAAGAAAAACTTCATGAAGCAGAAATTAGTATGGAGTTTGCAGATCCTATGCAAAGTAAAATGGTAAAAGAAAAAAATGAGCGTCGTAAACAATCGATAGAAGCGTTGAAAGATGAAATGAAAGATGAAATGGCAGCACGTAAAAATGGCGAAGTGTAG